The uncultured Fusobacterium sp. sequence TTTTAAATTTAGATTATTTTCCAGCTTTTGCTTTTTTTAATTCTTCAGCTAGTAATGGAGCTATTTTGTTAGCGTCTCCTACGATTCCTAGGTCTGCAACATCAAATATAGCTGCATCTTTATCTTTATTGATAGCTACGATATATTCAGATTCTTCCATACCTGCAACGTGTTGGATAGCTCCTGAAATTCCACATGCGAAATAGATATCAGGTCTAACTGTTTTACCAGTTTGTCCAACTTGTCTATCGTGATCAATGTATCCAGCATCTACAGCTGCTCTTGAAGCAGAAACTGTTGCTCCAATTTCTTTTGCTACTGATTCTAGAGCTGCGAAGTTTTCAGCAGAACCGATTCCTCTTCCTCCAGAAACTAGTATTTTAGCTTCAGAAATATCTACTTTATTAGCAGTTTCTTTAACTACTTTAACGATTTTTACTTTCATTTTAGAAGTATCTAGAGTTACAGGGAATTTTTCGATTTCTCCTACTCTTCCTTCTTCTCTAGGAGCTTTTTGCATAACTCCAGGTCTTACTGTTGACATTTGAGGTCTGTGATCTGGACAAACGATTGTTGCCATTAAGTTTCCTCCAAATGCAGGTCTTGTCATTTCTAGTCCTTTAGTTTCTTCAGAAATTTCAAGTTTTGTACAGTCAGCTGTAAGTCCAGTTTTCATTCTTGAAGATACTCTTGGTGCTAGGTCTCTTCCTAAAGTAGTTGCTCCGAAAAGAACTATTTCAGGTTTTTTAGCATCTATTATAGCTTTAAATACTTGTGCATAAGCTTCAGTATCATAGTTTTCTAATCTAGCTTGATCTACAACTATTACTTTGTCAGCTCCATATTCAACAAGAGTTTTAGCTAATCCTTCAACATTATATCCTATTAAAGCTGCTGTTACTGGTACATCTAATTTAGCTGCTAATTCTTTAGCTTTTCCGATTAGTTCTAAACCTACGTTTTGAACTACCCCATCTCTTTGTTCTGCAAATACTAATATTCCTTTATAATCATTTAAATTCATTATCTTATCTCCTTTGTCTTAAGGTTCATTTGTTAAATAACAAATTTTTCTTTTAATTTTTCTATAATTAAATTAACTGCTGCTTTTGTATCAAGATCATCAAATACTTTACCAGCTTGTTTAGCTCCTTTAGTAAATGATTTTTTAACTTTTGTAGGTGATCCTGCAAGTCCAATAACTGCTGGATCAACTGTGATACTGTCAAAGTTCCAAGTTTCAACTGGTTTATCAAAAGCTTCTACAATTCCTTTAACTCTCATGTATCTAGGTTGGTTAGCTTCTGAAAGTACAGTGATTAAAGCAGGAAGTTGAACATTTACTAGATAATATCCATCTTCTACAGCTCTTTCAATTGTTAATGAATTATCTTCTTTATTATATTGCATATTTTTTACATAAGATACTTGAGGTAATCCTAAGTGTTCAGCTATTTGTGGACCTACTTGTGCAGTATCTCCGTCAATTGCTTGTCTTCCAGCGATGATTAAGTCAGCTTCTATATTTCTTAAAGCTGCTGCGATTGTATTAGAAGTAGCTAGAGTATCTGCTCCTCCAAATTTTCTATCTGTTAAAAGAATAGCTCTGTCTACACCCATTGCGTAAGCTTCTCTTAAGATTGCTTCTGCTTGAGGTGGTCCCATTGTGATAACTGTTACGTGAGCTCCATATTGATCTTTTAATCTTAAAGCTTCTTCTAATCCAGCTTTATCATCTGGGTTCATGATACTAGGAACTCCATCTCTGATTAGTGTTCCTTTTACTGGATCTAATTTTATCTCAGTTGTATCTGGAACTTGTTTTATACAAACTACTATTTTCATCTTCCATCCTCCATATATTAATTCATATACTCAATTTTTCGCTATTAGTTATTATTTTTAATTATTTTAAAAGATTTCCTGCTATTACCATTCTTTGAACTTCTGAAGTTCCTTCATAGATTTCAGTGATCTTAGCATCTCTCATCATTCTTTCTACTGGATATTCTCTAGTGTATCCATATCCTCCGTGTAGTTGAACAGCTTTAGTTGTTACTTCCATAGCTGTTTCAGCTGCAAATAGTTTTGCTCTAGCTGCATCTACAGTATAAGGAAGGTTGTTGCTTTCTCTCCATGCTGCTTTGTAAACTAGAAGTCTAGCTGCTTCTACTTTTACTTCTAAGTCAGCTAATTGGAATTGAGTGTTTTGGAATTTAGCAATAGCTCTTCCAAATTGTTTTCTTTCTTTTACGTAGTTTACAGTTTCATCTAAAGCACCTTGGGCAATTCCTAATGCTTGAGAAGCGATTCCTATTCTTCCTCCGTCAAGAGTCATCATAGCAATTTTAAATCCTTTTCCTAATTCTCCTAATAGGTTTTCTTTTGGAAGTCTTACATTTTCAAATATTAATTCACAAGTTGAAGAACCTTTAATTCCAAGTTTCTTTTCTTTTTTACCAATAGTAAATCCTGGAGTTCCAGCTTCAATTATGAAAGATGAAATTCCTTTTAATCCTTTTGATTTATCAGTCATTGCAAATATTACATATACATCTGCATATCCAGCATTTGTTATGAATATTTTTGATCCATTAATTATCCATTCGTTAGTTGCTTCATCTAAAACAGCAGTAGTTTGTTGTCCAGCAGCATCTGTACCTGCGTTTGGTTCAGTTAATCCAAATGCTCCAATCCATTCTCCACTTGCTAATTTTGGAATATATTTTTGTTTTTGAGCTTCAGTACCAAATTTAAGTATTGGCCAAGTTCCTAGTGAAGTGTGTGCAGAAACAATAACTCCTGTAGTTGCACAAACTCTAGAAAGTTCTTCTACAGCCATAGCATACATTACGTTGTCTCCACCTGCTCCTCCATATTCTTTTGGAATAGGAATTCCCATTAACCCAATTTCAGCCATTTTTTTAACAGTTTCTACTGGGAATCTTTCTTCTTCGTCTACTTCAGCAGCTAAAGGTTTTACCTCATTTTCAGCAAATTCTCTTATCATTTGTCTGAAAAGTTCATGTGTCTTAGGTATATTAAATTCCATTATCTTAATCCTCCTACTAGTTATTGTTAACTTTTTTTATTTTTCTTGACCTTTTAAGACGTGTGTCTACTTTAGGATTTACTTTGATCTTTGAAACTTATGCTTACAACTTTATAAACACTAAACTCCCTCTTTGAAAATCCTCTAATAACTTTTGAATATCTCTTATTGATATTCTTTTTGACATGAATTACTATAGTTTTTATTTGTCTAAACTACAAATAATTTTTTGGATATCTTTTATTACTTTTATTATTCTTTGCTCTTAAAAAATAATTGCTAAAAAATAATGATTTTTTGTAATACACTATTCCTATAATATTATAGCACTTTTTTGTCAAAAAATTAACTACTTATTTTTTGTTTTTAGCCGTTCAAAAATCGTATTTTTAATTTTTATACGTATTGAATGACTTTTTTAAAAACATACAACCTGTCAATTGTATCTCAATATAAGTTATACCAATATTTTAAGTTAAAGTCAAGTACTATGAAAGAGTTTATATATTTTTTGTTTAATTTTAATCATTTTGTTAGTAAAAAGTAATCAATAATCTTTTTTAATTTCCTTGCTATTATTTTAATTTTATTTAATTTTGTATTTTTATATTTTTATAAGATATTTTAATGGCTTTCTATATATTATTTTTATTTTGTATATTATATTTTTTATTTTATGAGCAACTTTTATTCAATTCCTATTTTTAGCATTATTTATATTAAATTATATTTATTTTTCCATAATAAATTGATATAATTTTAATTGGAGGTAATTATATATGATATTAAATG is a genomic window containing:
- a CDS encoding acyl-CoA dehydrogenase — translated: MEFNIPKTHELFRQMIREFAENEVKPLAAEVDEEERFPVETVKKMAEIGLMGIPIPKEYGGAGGDNVMYAMAVEELSRVCATTGVIVSAHTSLGTWPILKFGTEAQKQKYIPKLASGEWIGAFGLTEPNAGTDAAGQQTTAVLDEATNEWIINGSKIFITNAGYADVYVIFAMTDKSKGLKGISSFIIEAGTPGFTIGKKEKKLGIKGSSTCELIFENVRLPKENLLGELGKGFKIAMMTLDGGRIGIASQALGIAQGALDETVNYVKERKQFGRAIAKFQNTQFQLADLEVKVEAARLLVYKAAWRESNNLPYTVDAARAKLFAAETAMEVTTKAVQLHGGYGYTREYPVERMMRDAKITEIYEGTSEVQRMVIAGNLLK
- a CDS encoding electron transfer flavoprotein subunit alpha/FixB family protein — its product is MNLNDYKGILVFAEQRDGVVQNVGLELIGKAKELAAKLDVPVTAALIGYNVEGLAKTLVEYGADKVIVVDQARLENYDTEAYAQVFKAIIDAKKPEIVLFGATTLGRDLAPRVSSRMKTGLTADCTKLEISEETKGLEMTRPAFGGNLMATIVCPDHRPQMSTVRPGVMQKAPREEGRVGEIEKFPVTLDTSKMKVKIVKVVKETANKVDISEAKILVSGGRGIGSAENFAALESVAKEIGATVSASRAAVDAGYIDHDRQVGQTGKTVRPDIYFACGISGAIQHVAGMEESEYIVAINKDKDAAIFDVADLGIVGDANKIAPLLAEELKKAKAGK
- a CDS encoding electron transfer flavoprotein subunit beta/FixA family protein encodes the protein MKIVVCIKQVPDTTEIKLDPVKGTLIRDGVPSIMNPDDKAGLEEALRLKDQYGAHVTVITMGPPQAEAILREAYAMGVDRAILLTDRKFGGADTLATSNTIAAALRNIEADLIIAGRQAIDGDTAQVGPQIAEHLGLPQVSYVKNMQYNKEDNSLTIERAVEDGYYLVNVQLPALITVLSEANQPRYMRVKGIVEAFDKPVETWNFDSITVDPAVIGLAGSPTKVKKSFTKGAKQAGKVFDDLDTKAAVNLIIEKLKEKFVI